The Azospirillum baldaniorum genome segment TGCCCCAGGCCACGGTCGCGTTCTCCGCCAGGGCCACCTCCTCCCGCGAGCAGGCGAGCAGGCGGGCCACGGAGTCATAGACGCCCTCCAGCCGGTCGGCGGCGCGCTCGGCCGCCTCGTAGCCGCCGATTGTGGCCTCCAGCGCCAGATGCGCGGTCACGGCGTCCAGCACCGGCTGCGGCGGCAGGGCGGCCCCGGCGTTGTTGAAGTGGACGACGTGCCGGGTCCCCGGCGTCTCCGCGCGGGCGCGCGCGATGTCGATGGTCATGCGTTCTCCCCCTGCCCCGGTGTTTCCGGTGGTTGTTTCTCGCCGATGTGCACCGCCAACCAGACGGTCGGGGCGGTCGGATCGGTCCAGGCGACGCGGTGCCGCCGCCGGGCGGGGATCATCACCCAGTCGCCGGGTCCGAGCGCGCGCTCCGCCTCGCCTTCAAGCTGCAGCCGGGCCGCGCCCTGGACGACCAGCACGAACTCGTCCCAGTCCTGATCGTACCAGAAGCCGTTGGGGGACGCCTGACCGGTGGACAGGATGCGCTCGATGCGCACCGTGCCAGACGATGCCGCCGCTTCCGTCAATGTCGTGAAAATCTCGTCCGGCAGTGTACCGGACGACAGGCCCGCCAGCAGGTTGCCGGCCGGGACGCTCATCCCCAGAGTTCGGGGGCGGGCGGGAACAGGGTGCCGCCGTCGTAATGCAGGGCCGGCGTGCGGTCCTCGGCCAGCAGCAGCGGCCCGTCGAGGTCGACGTAGCGCGCGCCCTGGGCCAGCAGGACGGCCGGCGCCATGGCGAGCGAGGTGGCGACCATGCAGCCGACCATGATGTCGAAGCCGGACTCCTGCGCCGCCTGCTTCAGCAGCAGCGCCTCGGTCAGGCCGCCGGTCTTGTCCAGCTTGATGTTCACCACCCGGTAGATGCCCTTCAGCCGGTCGAGCGAGTCCAGCCCGTGGCAGGATTCGTCGGCGCCCAGCGGCACCGGGCAGTCGATGCCGCGCAGCGCCTCGTCCTCGCCGGCGGGCAGCGGCTGCTCGATCAGCTCCACCCCGAGATCGGCGAGCACCGGGGCGAAGCGGCGGAGCATCTCCAGAGTCCAGGCCTCGTTGGCGTCGACGATCAGGCGGGTGGTCGGGGCGGCCTCGCGCACCGCGCGCACGCGGTCGAGGTCGCCCTCCCCGGTCAGCTTCATCTTCAGCAGCGGATGGTCCGCCGCCCGCGCCTTGGCGGAGGCGGCCATCGCCGCGGGTTCGTCGACGCTCAGCGTGTAGCAGGTGGTCAGCTTCTTCGGCGCGTCGGGCAAGCCGGCGAGCCGCCACGCCGGTTTGCCCGCCTGTTTGGCCTCCAGGTCCCACAGCGCGCAGTCCAGCGCGTTGCGCGCGGCCCCCGGCGGCAGAAGGGCGCGCAGCCGCTCGCGGTCCAGCCCGTCCGCCACCACCCCGGCCAGGGACTCCAGCGTCTTGACCGTCTCGTGCAGCGACTCCCCGTAGCGGGCGTAGGGCACGCACTCCCCACGCCCCCGCTTGCAGGATTCGACCACCTCGGCGACCACGACCTCGGCCTCGGTCTTGGCGCCGCGCGATATGCGGAAGGTCCCCGCGATGGGGAAGGTATCGCGGCGGACGTAAAGACGGCGGGCGGTGGACGACATGAAACTCTCCAGCAACGCGGCGGACCCGAAGTGTAAGCAAACCCGCCGCGATGACCAGAGCAGGGTGCGAATGCCAGCCTTACCCGTGGAGCCCGGCCCCGTTCATTCCCGCACGCCCGTTCACGCCTGTGGTGACCGGTGTCTGCTGCTGGCGCGGGTCCGGGTCCTGCACGATCACCCCGTACCAGCCCAGCCCCTTGTAGGTCTCGTAGCCCGGCGTCAGCGCGTAGCCGTAGGTGCGCCCGGCCCC includes the following:
- the dgcA gene encoding N-acetyl-D-Glu racemase DgcA; this encodes MSSTARRLYVRRDTFPIAGTFRISRGAKTEAEVVVAEVVESCKRGRGECVPYARYGESLHETVKTLESLAGVVADGLDRERLRALLPPGAARNALDCALWDLEAKQAGKPAWRLAGLPDAPKKLTTCYTLSVDEPAAMAASAKARAADHPLLKMKLTGEGDLDRVRAVREAAPTTRLIVDANEAWTLEMLRRFAPVLADLGVELIEQPLPAGEDEALRGIDCPVPLGADESCHGLDSLDRLKGIYRVVNIKLDKTGGLTEALLLKQAAQESGFDIMVGCMVATSLAMAPAVLLAQGARYVDLDGPLLLAEDRTPALHYDGGTLFPPAPELWG
- a CDS encoding cupin domain-containing protein; this encodes MSVPAGNLLAGLSSGTLPDEIFTTLTEAAASSGTVRIERILSTGQASPNGFWYDQDWDEFVLVVQGAARLQLEGEAERALGPGDWVMIPARRRHRVAWTDPTAPTVWLAVHIGEKQPPETPGQGENA